The genomic interval AGTGACTCTTGTTGAAGCCGTAGTTTGCGAAGGCGTCCAGCAGATCGAAGAGCTTGTTGCCCTCGTCGCGGGGCACGCCGTTGTGCTCGGCGCCCTCCACGAAAATCTGCCGCTGGCGTTTCATTTCCTCGGCGTCCTTTTTGCCCATTGCGCGGCGCAGCAGGTCCGCGCCGCCCAGGGAGAACCCGGCGACCTCGGAGGCAATCTGCATGATCTGCTCCTGGTACACGGGGATGCCGTAGGTTTCCTTCAGGATCTTCTCCAGCCACCGGGCGCTGTTCGGAAAGCCGTCCTTGACGTAATCGACGTCCTCCACGCCGTGGTGACGGCGGACGTACGTGGGGATGTTCTCCATCGGGCCCGGGCGGTACAGGGCGCTCAGCGCGATGATGTCCGCGAGGCGGCGTGGTTTGAGGCGGCGGCTGGCATCGGCAATGCCGGCGCCTTCGAGCTGGAACACGCCCTTGGTGTCGCCGCGGCTCAGCAGCTCGTAGGTGCGGGCGTCATCGAAGGGAATGTCGTCGAAGGTGCCGTAGCGCTGTTCGAAGTCGGTGCCGGATTCCCGCAGGATGCGTTTGGCTTCGTCCAGGAAGGACAGGGTGCGCAGGCCCAGGAAGTCCATCTTGATCAGGCCGATGTCTTCCACGGCCTTCATGTCGTACTGGCAGACCATGCCTGCGCCGGACGTATCGCGCATGACGGGTACGAGGTCGGTGAGCTGCGTCTTGCCGATCACGACGCCCGCGGCGTGCACGCTGGCGTGCCGGGTCAGGCCCTCGAGTTTCTGCGCGAACTCGTACGCCTCGAGCAGCTGCTGGTCCTCGGCGAGCAGCTGCTGGATGTCCGGCACGGCCTCGCGCGCCTGCTCCAGTGAGTAGCTTTTGCCGAACTTGATCGGGATGAGTTTGCTGACCTTGTCGACCTTGGCGTATTCGAGCCCCATGACGCGCGCCACGTCCTTCAGGCAGGCCTTGCTCGCCATGGTCCCGAAGGTGGCGATCTGCGCGACCTTGTCCTCGCCGTACTTGTCCTGCACGTACTGGATAACCTCGGTGCGCCGGGCGTCGTTGAAGTCAATGTCGAAGTCGGGCATGGAGATGCGGTCCGGGTTCAGGAAGCGTTCGAACAGCAGCTCGAACTCCAGCGGGTCCAGGTTCGTGATGCGCATGGCGTACGCCACAAGTGACCCGGCGCCCGAGCCGCGTCCCGGGCCCACGCTGATGTCCTGGTCCTTGGCCCAGTTGATGTAGTCCGCGACGATCAGGAAGTAGTCGGGGAACCCCATGTTGTTGATGACGCTCAGTTCGTACTCGGCGCGGCGCAGGATCACCAGCGCGTGGCGGTGGTGGGCGCGGGTGGTCTCCTCATCCGCCGCGCCGTCCAGGGCGATGCGGGTGTCGCTGGCTTTCTGCGCGGCGCGGCGGCAGTCCTCGTGGGCATACGCGGGCAGCGGTCCGGTCTCGGCCTGGGCTTCCATGAGTTCCAGCGCGGGGTACTTCGTGTACTTCTCCCCGCCGTCCTTGCCGCGTTTCTCCCAGACGCTCCCGGCAAAGGCCAGCAGCGTGAACAGCGTCTCCAGGTCGCAGCTGCGCGGGTCGCAGCCGCCCGTGCGGGCCAGCACGGCAGTGGCGTCTGCGCCGAGCGCTTCGAGGCTGCGCGCGGCGTAGTCGCGCAGCAGCGCTTCGGTGGCGTGGGCCGGGTAGCGTTTCACGGTGCCGCGGTAGGTCTGCACGCGCAGTTCCTCGGCCATGGTGCGGCCCTCGGGGATGGGCAGGGCCGGCATCTGGTACACGCGTTTCTTTCCGACCGGGAGGTCCACGTTGCACAGGTCGGCGATCATGGCGGTGTTGTCGAAGGGTTCCTCACCCCACTCGCTCACGGGCAGCGCCGCCTGCATCTCCTCGAGGTTCTTGACGTAGAACTCGTCGCAGGGGAACTTGAAGCGGTTCTCGTCGGCCAGGGTGGCTTTCGTCTGGATGGCCAGCAGGGTCTCGTGCGCGGTGGCGTCGCTTTTCTTGACGTAGTGGCCGTCGTTCGTGGCGACCATGCCGATGCCGAGTTCCTGCGCCCAGGCTTTCAGGATCGGGTTGTTCTTCTTCTGCTCGCTCAGCCCGTGGTCCTGAATCTCAATGAAGTAGTTTTCGCCGAACAGCTCGCGGTACCACAGGAGGCGTTTTTTGGCGTCGTCCTCGCGGCCCTGCAGGAGCAGCTGCTGCACCTCGCTGCCCAGGCAGCCGGAGAAGGCAATCACGCCCTTGTGGTGCTCCTGCAGCAGTTCATGGTCGATGCGGGGCTTGTAGTAGTAGCCTTCGGTGTAGCCGCGGCTGCTCAGGCGGCACAGGTTCTGGTAGCCCTCGAAGTCGCGGGCGAGCAGCGTGAGGTGAAAGATGCCCTTCTCGCCGTCCTGGCCGCGCGTGCGGTCCCGGCGCGTGCCGGCCCCCGGCACCACGTAGGCCTCGTACCCGAGGATCGGCTTGACCCCGGCCGCCTGGGCGTAGTTGTAGAAGTGCACCGCGCCGTGCATGTTGCCGTGATCGGTCATGGCCAGGGCGGGCGCGCAGCCGTCCGGCGTGACCTCCTTGGCCCACTTCAGCAGGTCCTTGAGCTTCGCCGCGCCGTCCAGCAGGGAGTACTGCGTGTGCTGGTGCAGGTGTGCGAAGCGTTTCGGGGTGCAGCAGGAGCCGTCCGGGAGGTGAATATGCGGTTTCTCGGCATCGGCAGGCGCGGTCATGCGGCCAGCATAGAGCCCGCCCCGGGGGGCCCGCTGTGACCAAAGGTGTTGACGGACCCCAGGCTCGGCAGGGACGCGTAAGAGCGTTGCAAGGCCCGGCGGGGCAGGCTGGGGCCATGAGACAGGGGCGGCTGGAACTGGCCTGGGCGTACGTGTTGTTTGCGCTGCTGGTCCTGGAGTCATTCCTGCTGGTATGGCTGGTGCCGCGCGGCGTGGTGCTGGGCGCGCTGCTACCGGTGCTGGGTGCACTGGCGGTGGCGGCGGGGCTGGCGCCGCGGGTGATCCGGATGGTGCGGGGTCACCGCCTGCTGCAGGAGTCGTATGCGCAGGAACTGTCGTTCGCGCGGCTCCTGATGGAAACCGTGGAGCACGGCCTGACGGTCACGGACGAGGATGGCCGGTTCGTGTACGTGAACCGGGCGTACGCGCAGCTGCTGGGCGTGACGCCGGAGCGGGTGCTGGGACGCACGCCGTACGAGTTCACGGTCAGGGAGAAGCATGCTGCGGTGCGTGAGGCGTGGGAGCATCCGCAGGAGAATGGCGGCGTGTCGTACCGGTCGCAGCTGCGCCGGGCGGATGGTCAGGTGGTTGAGGTTGTGGTGAAGGGTCGGCCGCGCTGGCACGCCGGGCGGATCGTGGGGAACGTGGCGTCCGTGGTGCCGGTGAGGGCAGTGGAGGAGCGGCAGGTGGGCGGGCCGGATGACCGGTGAGGTGGTGGGGCAGCGCAGCCGGGTGGGCTTGAGCCTAGCCTCAACTTGAGCGCACCACACTCAACTCTATTGACACTGAATAACTGTGGCCCTATGATGTTTGGCGATCAGAACTGCTGCCCGCACGGCGGCAAATCCCTCGTCTCACAGGAGTCAACATGCCCAAAGCAGTCGGAATTGACCTCGGTACCACCAACTCCGTCATCGCCGTGATGGAAGGCGGCCGCCCCGAAGTGATCGTGAACGCCGAAGGCGCCCGCACCACCCCCAGCGTCGTGGCCTACAAGGGCGAGGAGCGCCTCGTCGGCCAGATTGCCCGCCGCCAGGCTGCCCTGAACCCCCAGGCCACCCTGTTCGAAGTCAAGCGCTTCATCGGGCGCCGCTGGGATGAAGTGAAGGAAGAAGCCGCGCGCAGCCCCTTCACCGTCAAAGAAGGCCCCGGCGGCAGCGTCCGCATCGACGTGAACGGCCAGGACCTCGCCCCCGAGCAGGTCAGCGCCGAAGTGCTGCGTAAACTCGTGAACGACGCCTCGGCCAAGCTCGGCGAGAAGATCCGCGACGTGGTCATCACCGTTCCCGCGTACTTCGACAACTCCCAGCGCGAGGCGACCAAGCAGGCCGGTGAGATCGCAGGTCTCAACGTGCTGCGCGTCATCAACGAACCCACCGCCGCGGCCCTCGCCTACGGTCTGGAACGCAAGGGCAACGAAACCGTGCTGGTCTTCGACCTGGGGGGCGGCACCTTCGACGTGACCATCCTCGAACTCGGCGACGGCGTGTTCGAAGTGAAGTCCACGAGCGGCGACACCCACCTCGGCGGCGCGGACTTCGACCAGCGCATCGTCGACTGGCTCGCCACCGAGTTCCAGAAGGACAACAGCTTCGACCTGCGCAAGGACAAGCAGGCCCTGCAGCGCCTGATCGAAGCGGCCGAAAAAGCCAAGATTGAACTGAGCAACGCGTCTGAAACCACCATCAGCCTGCCGTTCATCACCTTCGACCCCGAAACCCGCACCCCGATGCACCTCGAGCGCACCCTCAGCCGTGCCAGATTCGAGGAGCTTACGGCCGACCTGCTGCGCCGCGTGCGTAAACCCGTCGAGCAGGCCCTCGCCGACGCCAAGCTCGACGCCAGCAAGATTGACGAAGTGATCCTGGTGGGCGGCTCCACCCGCATTCCCGCCGTCAAACGCATCGTGCAGGACATCATCGGCAAAACCCCGAACGAGTCCGTGAACCCCGACGAGGCCGTCGCGCTTGGCGCCGCCGTGCAGGCCGGCATCATCCAGGGGGACAGCAGCCTGGGCGACATCGTTCTCGTGGACGTCACGCCGCTCACGCTGGGCGTGGAAGTCAAGGGCGGCATGATCGCCCCCATGATCACCCGCAACACCCCGGTGCCCGCCAAGAAAACCGAGGTGTACACCACGGCCGAGAACAACCAGCCCGGCGTGGAAATCAACGTGCTGCAGGGCGAGCGCCCCATGGCGGCCGACAACAAGAGCCTGGGCCGGTTCAAGCTCGAAGGCATTCCGCCCATGCGCGCCGGAACGCCGAAAATCGAGGTGACCTTCGACATCGATGCCAACGGCATCCTGCACGTCACGGCGAAGGAAGCCACCAGCGGGAAGGAAGCCAGCATCCGCATTGAGAACACCACCACCCTCGACAAGAGCGACGTGGAGCGCATGGTGCAGGAAGCCGAGCAGAACGCCGAGACCGACAAGAAGCGCCGCGAGCGCGTCGAGAAACGCAACAACCTCGACAGCCTGCGCGTTCAGGCGCTCGGCCAGATCGAGGAGAACGCCGGCGCCGCGCAGGACGCCAAGGACACCCTCAAGGCCGCCGCCGACGAAGCCGAAGAAGCGGTTCGCAGCGACGACGACGCCAAGATCGAAGCCGCGCAGAAGAGCCTCGAAGAAGCGCTGCGCACCTTCATGACCGCCGCGCAGAGCCAGCCGCAGGACGGCGCCGCGCAGCCCCAGGCGAACAAGGCCGATGACGACGTGATCGACGCGGACTTCAAACCCGCCGAGTAAGCGCGCGTCCTCCACGAACGACAAGTCACACAGGGGAGAGGACGGCCGCGGCGCCACCTCTCCCCTGCTCATCACGCATAAGCTGGAACCGATGTTCCGAAAGCGAGGGCCCAAAATGACCGACGACCAGCACAAACCCGCCACCCCCGACGCCGACGTGACCCCCGACAGAACCGTCAATGAGGACGGCCTGGACGTGCCGGAAACCGAAACCGACAACATGGCCGAGGACGCCGACACCGTGTTCCCCGGCATGGACGAGAACATGCTCGGGCAGGTGCAGGAAATGATGGCGAAACTCGAACGCGCCGACGAACTGGAAAAGGAGAACAGCGACCTGAAAGGCCGCCTGGCCCGCCTCGCTGCCGACTTCGACAGCTACCGCCGGCGCACCCAGGAAGACGTCGCCGCCGCCCAGGGACAGGGCGTCAGCAAGGCCGCTGAGGCCCTGATGCCCGTGTACGACGACATGGACCGCGCCGTGACCATGGGGGCCGCCGACCCCGCCAAACTTATTCCCGGCATGCAGGCCGTGCAGGGCAAGATCCTGGGCGTGTTCTCCGGCCTGGGGCTCGAAGCCACCGGCCGCGAAGGGGAAGCCTTTGACCCACAGTGGCACGAGGCGCTGCAGGTGGTGCCCGGCGAACAGGACGACGTGATCGTGCAGGTCTACCAGCTGGGCTTCCGCATGGGAGACCGCCTCGTGCGCCCGGCCCGCGTGGTCGTCAGCCGGAAGGACTGAGCATGACCCGACCGGGACGCCCACGCCCCACCGCCCCGCAGCCCGCCGCCCGGGGGCACGCATGACCCGTGACGCACTGCACGGCGTGACCCTGGAGCGCATCGTCACGCACCTGCGCGACGAGTACGGCTGGGCGGAACTGGGCCGGCGCATCCCGGTCCGCTGCTTCCAGCGCGACCCCAGCGTGACCAGCAGCCTGAAGTTCCTGCGCAAGACGCCCTGGGCACGTGAACAGGTGGAAACCGAGTACGTGCGCCTCACGCAGCGGGAGAACGCCAACACCCTGATCGAGGCGCTCAAGGCCGGCACGCTGACGGCCGACCTGACCTCCCCCAGTCAGACGAAAGTGCACGAGGCGCTGGGCTGGGCCCTGCGGCACGACGCGCAGCCCGGCACGCTGCTCGCCCTGCTGGAGCGCGTGCAGGACGTAAACTTCTGGCCGGACAACCAGCCGCTGCCTCTGCTGAACCTCGCCATTGACCGCGACGCGCCGCCCATCTTCGTCCGGGCGCTGCTGAAAGCCGGCGCCAATCCGAACGACGCGCGGTACTGGCTCCCGCTGCTGCACACCACCGACGTCGAAGGCCAGGCGCTGGACTCCGGCCGGCGAGCGCCACGCACCGACGTGCTGGACCTGCTGCTTGCCCACGGCGCAGACCCCCAAGGCACCGACCGGCAGGGCGTCACGGCCCTGGAGATCGCCCGCGCCTACGAGCTCAAGGTCGTCATCAACCGGCTGGAACACGGCAAGGCCTGACCGCGTACCGACCAGCAGCACGACCCCACAGAAAGGAGGAGCCATGGCCTACAAGGAGTACTACGACGTGCTGGGCGTCTCGCGCGGCGCGTCCGACGCGGACATCAAGAGTGCGTACCGCAAACTCGCCAAGCAGTACCACCCCGACAAGAATGCCGGGGACGAAAAAGCCGCCGAGCGCTTCAAGGAAATCGGCGAGGCCTACGCTGTCCTCAGTGACCCTGAGAAACGCAAGGTGTACGACCAGTTCGGGCACACCGGGCAGGTTCCGCCCGGCTACGGCGGACCCGGCGCGGGCGGCTTCCAGGGTGGGGACTTCGCCGGGTTCGACCCCGGGCAGTTCAGCGACTTCTTCCAGGGTCTGTTCGGAGGGGCCGGGCGTCGCGGCGGCGGGCCCGCCGCCGGCTTCCAGGGGTCCCAGGTGAACCTGGAAGACCTGCTCGGCGGTCTGGGCGGCGCCGGTCAGGGCCGGCGGTTCGTGCAGAACGTCGAGGGTGAACTGCAAGTCACGCTGGAAGAAGCGTTCCAGGGCTCCGACGAGGTCATCAACGTGGACGGCAAACGCCTGAGCCTACGTGTGCCGGCCGGCACGCGGGACGGCGCGCGGCTGCGGCTGGCCGGACAGGGCCCCGGCGGCGGCGACGTGCTGCTGACCATCCGCGTGCTGGAAGACGCCCGCTTTGACCTGGACGGTGACGACCTCACCACCAGTGTGGACGTGCCTGCCCCGGTCGCGGCCCTGGGCGGCGACGTGACTGTGCAGACGCTGTCCGGCAAAGGCAACCTGAGTGTTCCGCCTGGCAGCAGTGGCGGACGCCGCATGCGCCTGCGCGGTCAGGGCTGGCCCCGCCGGGATGGAACGCGGGGCGACCTGTACGTGCGCCTGAACGTGACCGTGCCGGCCGCGCTGAGTGAGGAGCAGAAGGACCTGTACCGCCGGCTGCGTGACCTGGGCTGACCTCAGGGCCAGGAATTCAGCGGAAGTGGCGGCGCCTCACCTAGGGCGCCGCCACTTCCGCTGAGTCCCTGACAGACCACGCCGGCCCTGCCTTACGGAATGGACTGACTGATTCCCTGCAGCGCCTGCTCGTCGGCACCGCTGCTGGTCCGCGTTGCGAGATCCCCCAGACTCACGATGCCCACCACCCGACCGTTCTCGGTGACCGGCAGGCGTCGCAGCTGCCGGCGGGCCATCTCCTGCGCGGCGTCTTCAACGCTCGTGTCGGCCTCCAGGGTGAACACGCCGCCGGTCGCGTAATCGCTGGCGGCGCTGCCCACATCGTGCCCGTACGCCACGGCACGCACCACGATATCCCGGTCGGTGATGATGCCGCTCAGGTGATCCCCGTCCATGATCAACACGTTGCCGATGTCCTGCTCCAGCATCAGCGTGGCCACCTCCTTCAGGGTGGCGCCGGGGTCGGCCGTGGTCAGGTCACTGGTCATGATGTCTCTCAGGGTGGTCATAACCTGACCGTACCGTCCGCCGGTAACCGCGGCATGGGAGGACCGCTAAGGGCCCTGGGGAAATCCTTCAGCCACTCCTGGGACACGCCGCCCGTGAGCCAAGGCTCACGGGCGGCGCAGCAACAGCGGTTACTTCATCAGCCAGTCAAAAGTGGTCTTCATCAGCAGGTTGCGGCTATTGGGCGTCAGGCCTTCCAGACCAAAGCCCATGGTGACGGTGCGGTACGTGCCGGCATCATTGGCCACGATCGCCCCGGCATTCTCACCGGCCGACTGTGCACTGACGCGGGGCCGGTTCTGCGCCTGGGCCTGCTGGCCGTTCCCACCCAGAATCTGCCCGAGCACGGTGTTCAGCACGCCGGCGGCCAGACGCTGCACCAGACCGCGGGGGTCCTTGACCTTCTGAGCGGCACGGTTCTTGTTGGGGTCCACGCGGATGCTCTGCGCGGTGATCGTGCCAGCGGTGGCGTCCGCGCTGCCCCAGGAGGCCACCACACTGCTGCCCCCCTGGTCGGCAATCACGTCCGGGTAGTACTGGTTCCCGGCACTGCCCTGGGCGTTCAGCGTATAGGCCGTGCTGCCGAACGCGCCGCGCGTCACGAACTTCGACTGTCCGCTGCTGTCGGCCACGAAGCGGGTTTTCAGCGTGCCCGTGTAGAAGGCAC from Deinococcus taeanensis carries:
- the dnaK gene encoding molecular chaperone DnaK; this translates as MPKAVGIDLGTTNSVIAVMEGGRPEVIVNAEGARTTPSVVAYKGEERLVGQIARRQAALNPQATLFEVKRFIGRRWDEVKEEAARSPFTVKEGPGGSVRIDVNGQDLAPEQVSAEVLRKLVNDASAKLGEKIRDVVITVPAYFDNSQREATKQAGEIAGLNVLRVINEPTAAALAYGLERKGNETVLVFDLGGGTFDVTILELGDGVFEVKSTSGDTHLGGADFDQRIVDWLATEFQKDNSFDLRKDKQALQRLIEAAEKAKIELSNASETTISLPFITFDPETRTPMHLERTLSRARFEELTADLLRRVRKPVEQALADAKLDASKIDEVILVGGSTRIPAVKRIVQDIIGKTPNESVNPDEAVALGAAVQAGIIQGDSSLGDIVLVDVTPLTLGVEVKGGMIAPMITRNTPVPAKKTEVYTTAENNQPGVEINVLQGERPMAADNKSLGRFKLEGIPPMRAGTPKIEVTFDIDANGILHVTAKEATSGKEASIRIENTTTLDKSDVERMVQEAEQNAETDKKRRERVEKRNNLDSLRVQALGQIEENAGAAQDAKDTLKAAADEAEEAVRSDDDAKIEAAQKSLEEALRTFMTAAQSQPQDGAAQPQANKADDDVIDADFKPAE
- a CDS encoding VF530 family DNA-binding protein, which encodes MTRDALHGVTLERIVTHLRDEYGWAELGRRIPVRCFQRDPSVTSSLKFLRKTPWAREQVETEYVRLTQRENANTLIEALKAGTLTADLTSPSQTKVHEALGWALRHDAQPGTLLALLERVQDVNFWPDNQPLPLLNLAIDRDAPPIFVRALLKAGANPNDARYWLPLLHTTDVEGQALDSGRRAPRTDVLDLLLAHGADPQGTDRQGVTALEIARAYELKVVINRLEHGKA
- the dnaE gene encoding DNA polymerase III subunit alpha, with translation MTAPADAEKPHIHLPDGSCCTPKRFAHLHQHTQYSLLDGAAKLKDLLKWAKEVTPDGCAPALAMTDHGNMHGAVHFYNYAQAAGVKPILGYEAYVVPGAGTRRDRTRGQDGEKGIFHLTLLARDFEGYQNLCRLSSRGYTEGYYYKPRIDHELLQEHHKGVIAFSGCLGSEVQQLLLQGREDDAKKRLLWYRELFGENYFIEIQDHGLSEQKKNNPILKAWAQELGIGMVATNDGHYVKKSDATAHETLLAIQTKATLADENRFKFPCDEFYVKNLEEMQAALPVSEWGEEPFDNTAMIADLCNVDLPVGKKRVYQMPALPIPEGRTMAEELRVQTYRGTVKRYPAHATEALLRDYAARSLEALGADATAVLARTGGCDPRSCDLETLFTLLAFAGSVWEKRGKDGGEKYTKYPALELMEAQAETGPLPAYAHEDCRRAAQKASDTRIALDGAADEETTRAHHRHALVILRRAEYELSVINNMGFPDYFLIVADYINWAKDQDISVGPGRGSGAGSLVAYAMRITNLDPLEFELLFERFLNPDRISMPDFDIDFNDARRTEVIQYVQDKYGEDKVAQIATFGTMASKACLKDVARVMGLEYAKVDKVSKLIPIKFGKSYSLEQAREAVPDIQQLLAEDQQLLEAYEFAQKLEGLTRHASVHAAGVVIGKTQLTDLVPVMRDTSGAGMVCQYDMKAVEDIGLIKMDFLGLRTLSFLDEAKRILRESGTDFEQRYGTFDDIPFDDARTYELLSRGDTKGVFQLEGAGIADASRRLKPRRLADIIALSALYRPGPMENIPTYVRRHHGVEDVDYVKDGFPNSARWLEKILKETYGIPVYQEQIMQIASEVAGFSLGGADLLRRAMGKKDAEEMKRQRQIFVEGAEHNGVPRDEGNKLFDLLDAFANYGFNKSHSAAYGVITYQTAWLKANYPVQFMAALLTVERKDSDKVAEYVSDARKMDVRVLPPDINRSNADFAVVGQEILFGLYAIKGLGEGAVLKILEERERAGRFRSLADFCSRLGHKVCNRKALESLIKSGAFDQFGDRRQLLESLEEAMTWAQGAAALANSGMDALFGAQEVAPEPKLRAGVTPFTDLERLAIEKEALGLYISGHPLEQHEGLREAASCRIADLDTWFQTQNVAPGKRMKAVLAGMIESVVKKPTKSGGMMARFILADESGQTELVAFSRAYDRIQDKLVNDTPALVIVELESEDGGLRAIAEEVVSVEQLAEVPKVMYVTIDLENATPDAVGEFQSVLDEHAGSMPTYLRLETPEQFVLYQLDHGMGSPEAIRVLNQTFPWADAYLAYDQQTILGRFAPKPPAWMNKQGAGMRA
- a CDS encoding DnaJ C-terminal domain-containing protein; this encodes MAYKEYYDVLGVSRGASDADIKSAYRKLAKQYHPDKNAGDEKAAERFKEIGEAYAVLSDPEKRKVYDQFGHTGQVPPGYGGPGAGGFQGGDFAGFDPGQFSDFFQGLFGGAGRRGGGPAAGFQGSQVNLEDLLGGLGGAGQGRRFVQNVEGELQVTLEEAFQGSDEVINVDGKRLSLRVPAGTRDGARLRLAGQGPGGGDVLLTIRVLEDARFDLDGDDLTTSVDVPAPVAALGGDVTVQTLSGKGNLSVPPGSSGGRRMRLRGQGWPRRDGTRGDLYVRLNVTVPAALSEEQKDLYRRLRDLG
- a CDS encoding CBS domain-containing protein, whose protein sequence is MTTLRDIMTSDLTTADPGATLKEVATLMLEQDIGNVLIMDGDHLSGIITDRDIVVRAVAYGHDVGSAASDYATGGVFTLEADTSVEDAAQEMARRQLRRLPVTENGRVVGIVSLGDLATRTSSGADEQALQGISQSIP
- a CDS encoding PAS domain S-box protein; this translates as MRQGRLELAWAYVLFALLVLESFLLVWLVPRGVVLGALLPVLGALAVAAGLAPRVIRMVRGHRLLQESYAQELSFARLLMETVEHGLTVTDEDGRFVYVNRAYAQLLGVTPERVLGRTPYEFTVREKHAAVREAWEHPQENGGVSYRSQLRRADGQVVEVVVKGRPRWHAGRIVGNVASVVPVRAVEERQVGGPDDR
- a CDS encoding nucleotide exchange factor GrpE, which codes for MFRKRGPKMTDDQHKPATPDADVTPDRTVNEDGLDVPETETDNMAEDADTVFPGMDENMLGQVQEMMAKLERADELEKENSDLKGRLARLAADFDSYRRRTQEDVAAAQGQGVSKAAEALMPVYDDMDRAVTMGAADPAKLIPGMQAVQGKILGVFSGLGLEATGREGEAFDPQWHEALQVVPGEQDDVIVQVYQLGFRMGDRLVRPARVVVSRKD